One part of the Enterococcus sp. DIV1094 genome encodes these proteins:
- a CDS encoding ATP-binding cassette domain-containing protein: protein MIELVNVSKQYDKTKSLHQISFTVEQGEVIGIVGKSGSGKSTLLRLLNLMETPTEGTIKLNGVDVQSLSKKELRQQQQKIGMIFQHHNLLENLRVYQNVALPLKLQKKKNPKKINDLLDFVGMSHKADSYPVKLSGGERQRVSIARALSRDPHLLLCDEATSSLDEENTESVVRLLHKTHEEFQPTIFFVSHELETVKRLCKRILVMENGHLIGELTNDPQQYEEEDLTYFEKIKRSLSDEPTNSTY, encoded by the coding sequence GTGATTGAGCTAGTAAATGTGTCGAAGCAATATGATAAGACCAAGTCGCTGCATCAAATCAGTTTTACAGTAGAACAAGGAGAAGTGATCGGGATCGTTGGTAAAAGCGGTTCTGGCAAATCGACTTTATTACGCTTATTGAATTTGATGGAAACGCCTACTGAAGGCACGATCAAGCTAAATGGTGTAGACGTCCAGTCGTTATCAAAAAAAGAATTACGGCAACAGCAACAAAAAATAGGCATGATTTTTCAACATCATAATTTGCTTGAAAACCTACGTGTCTATCAGAATGTCGCACTTCCTTTAAAACTGCAAAAAAAGAAAAACCCTAAAAAAATCAATGACTTATTAGATTTTGTTGGGATGAGTCATAAAGCAGATAGCTATCCGGTCAAACTCTCTGGTGGCGAAAGACAACGGGTTTCGATCGCAAGAGCATTGAGTAGAGATCCGCATTTGTTACTTTGTGATGAGGCCACCAGTTCTTTAGATGAAGAAAATACAGAGAGTGTCGTTCGTTTACTACATAAAACACACGAAGAGTTCCAACCGACTATTTTTTTTGTTAGTCATGAACTTGAAACCGTTAAACGCTTATGTAAACGAATCTTGGTCATGGAGAATGGCCATCTGATCGGTGAATTGACGAATGACCCGCAACAGTATGAGGAAGAGGATCTAACCTATTTTGAAAAAATAAAAAGGAGTTTGTCTGATGAACCTACCAACAGCACTTATTGA
- a CDS encoding methionine ABC transporter permease, which translates to MNLPTALIEYWPSLINSLKETGIMMAISMFVCVLGGLPAGLGLYLTNPKVRRTKGAHPWLYWLLNFIVTVVRSFPYLLLVIALIPVTRAILGRAFGPVPSSIPLSIVAVAIFARLVEQVLLDVPEEIYALSNSLGASRFQYIWHFLFVEARSGLVLAYTTTTVSMISFSTVMGVVGGGGIGDFAVRVGYQRYEYGVMYVAIVIMIALVFILQMLGNFVAQSLDKRK; encoded by the coding sequence ATGAACCTACCAACAGCACTTATTGAATATTGGCCGTCTTTAATCAATAGTTTGAAAGAAACTGGCATCATGATGGCTATTTCCATGTTCGTTTGTGTGTTGGGAGGATTGCCAGCCGGCTTGGGCTTGTACTTGACGAATCCTAAGGTCAGAAGGACAAAAGGGGCCCATCCTTGGTTATACTGGTTACTCAACTTCATCGTGACTGTCGTTCGCTCGTTTCCTTACCTCCTGTTAGTGATTGCTTTGATCCCAGTGACACGCGCGATTTTAGGAAGGGCGTTTGGTCCAGTTCCTTCATCCATTCCTCTGAGCATTGTCGCAGTAGCGATTTTTGCTCGTTTAGTTGAACAAGTATTGTTAGATGTACCTGAAGAAATCTATGCGCTGTCAAATTCATTAGGTGCCTCTCGTTTTCAATATATCTGGCATTTTTTATTTGTGGAAGCACGAAGCGGCTTAGTGTTAGCTTATACCACGACGACAGTCAGTATGATTTCTTTTTCCACTGTCATGGGCGTCGTAGGTGGCGGCGGAATTGGGGATTTTGCTGTACGTGTTGGTTATCAACGGTATGAATATGGTGTGATGTATGTTGCCATTGTGATCATGATCGCTTTGGTCTTCATTTTGCAAATGTTAGGAAATTTTGTTGCACAATCATTAGATAAACGAAAGTAG
- a CDS encoding radical SAM/SPASM domain-containing protein, with protein sequence MNLRTATQKKMNLFQILLDDPLEVEKATYTIPETAYLVMTHRCNLKCVYCYAEASPEKEYEDSLSFIEWIDVLNQLKDCGVKNIVFTGGEVGLSKDALKYIDYAKKIGLSIGLITNGTLLRNANDAAFLAERCDSITISLDSIDQVENDKNRGKGCYRLAMRGIQNLLNLKYPNISVNTIITNNNFEKIDETIHFLKKNHINYKLGGFSELGRAKMAEISLTEKERVAIELKEKNETRSPFLKPFSIKESCGLGVGEFAINPVGDIFACKLLETADYKLGNIREKQLSAIFDEENIELIRSQSIDRLSKCTDCSFRYLCGGGCRAHHYYATNDIHGVDDAECTLIKETLKHQMVRSCTNE encoded by the coding sequence ATGAATTTAAGAACAGCAACTCAAAAAAAGATGAATCTTTTTCAAATCCTTTTAGATGACCCATTAGAAGTAGAAAAAGCTACCTATACGATACCGGAAACCGCTTATTTGGTGATGACACATCGTTGCAATTTGAAATGTGTTTACTGCTATGCGGAAGCCAGTCCTGAAAAGGAGTACGAAGATAGTTTAAGTTTTATTGAATGGATCGATGTACTCAATCAATTGAAAGATTGTGGCGTGAAGAATATTGTCTTCACTGGAGGGGAGGTCGGTTTAAGTAAAGATGCATTAAAATATATCGACTATGCCAAAAAAATTGGTCTATCTATCGGCTTGATCACCAATGGCACATTGTTACGAAATGCCAATGATGCAGCATTTTTAGCGGAACGATGTGATTCGATCACCATCAGTTTAGATTCGATCGATCAAGTGGAAAATGACAAAAATAGAGGAAAAGGCTGTTATCGCCTCGCAATGAGAGGAATCCAAAATCTATTGAACTTGAAATATCCTAACATTTCAGTCAATACGATTATTACAAATAACAATTTTGAGAAGATTGACGAAACCATTCACTTTTTAAAGAAGAATCATATCAATTATAAATTAGGAGGCTTCAGCGAGCTAGGACGTGCAAAAATGGCAGAGATTTCCTTGACTGAGAAGGAAAGAGTGGCAATCGAGTTAAAAGAAAAGAACGAGACCCGCTCTCCTTTTTTAAAACCTTTTTCAATCAAGGAGTCATGCGGTCTGGGTGTTGGAGAATTTGCAATCAATCCTGTAGGCGATATCTTTGCCTGTAAGCTTTTAGAAACCGCTGATTACAAACTGGGAAATATCAGGGAAAAGCAACTTAGTGCTATTTTTGATGAAGAGAACATTGAATTGATTCGCTCTCAAAGCATTGATCGATTATCAAAATGCACCGACTGCTCATTCCGATATTTATGTGGTGGCGGATGTCGAGCGCATCATTATTATGCAACGAACGATATCCATGGTGTAGATGATGCGGAATGTACCTTGATCAAGGAAACCTTAAAGCATCAAATGGTTCGCAGCTGTACCAATGAATAA